A genomic window from Chitinophagaceae bacterium includes:
- a CDS encoding restriction endonuclease, with product MRLNRKHITVFEHQAIKLNQVIDGVLFDKDRLATMQKHYGSKGVPYYSLIYNGIRFNEYVGVIQVGNTVIEVLPKADSSDNDREEKKRWRDILIDMLFAAGVFDIQAPSSSSLKLKSNSILDLYFALFINEVEYLLHRGLVKQYRKKDGNVMALKGNLQFSKHLSQNLTHQERFYVRYTTYDHEHKIHLILYKTICLLKQINMNVSLHSRIGTLLLHFPEMPDIKVTEGTFEKLIFTRKNKPYEKALGIARLLLLQYHPDVSRGRHHVLALMFDMNKLWEQFIYVSLRKHKDPSTTITAQASKFFWKPETGVRSSIRPDIVVNKGTADCVVLDTKWKNLNGYNPSPEDLRQMYVYHEYYGAKKVALVYPGNEFSQSNGNYLHSDTSEAIDKMCSVICFEVEGKIKVWQHKINLEFRRWMESFPNETST from the coding sequence TTGAGACTAAACCGAAAACATATAACCGTTTTTGAGCATCAGGCCATCAAACTAAACCAGGTAATTGATGGGGTATTGTTTGATAAAGATCGGTTAGCCACCATGCAGAAGCATTACGGCAGTAAGGGTGTTCCTTATTACTCATTAATATACAATGGCATTCGTTTCAATGAATACGTTGGTGTGATCCAGGTTGGAAATACAGTTATTGAAGTTTTACCGAAAGCTGATAGTAGTGATAATGATAGAGAAGAGAAAAAGAGATGGCGGGATATTTTAATTGATATGCTGTTTGCTGCGGGGGTATTTGATATTCAGGCACCGAGCAGCAGTTCTTTAAAGCTTAAATCAAACTCTATCCTTGATCTTTACTTTGCCCTTTTTATTAATGAAGTTGAGTACCTACTACACAGGGGGCTGGTAAAGCAATACCGCAAGAAGGATGGAAATGTAATGGCATTGAAAGGCAATCTGCAATTTAGTAAACACCTATCGCAGAACCTGACGCACCAGGAAAGATTTTATGTCCGGTACACAACTTACGATCATGAGCACAAGATTCATTTGATTCTCTATAAAACGATTTGCCTGCTTAAACAAATCAATATGAATGTGAGCTTGCACAGCCGCATCGGAACTTTACTGCTTCACTTTCCCGAGATGCCGGATATTAAAGTTACAGAGGGAACATTCGAAAAATTGATTTTTACAAGAAAGAATAAGCCATATGAAAAAGCACTTGGCATTGCCAGGTTGCTGTTGTTGCAATATCATCCTGATGTAAGCAGAGGAAGACATCACGTGTTAGCGCTTATGTTTGATATGAACAAGCTGTGGGAGCAATTTATCTATGTGAGCTTACGGAAACACAAAGATCCGTCTACTACTATTACTGCTCAAGCGTCAAAGTTCTTTTGGAAGCCGGAAACTGGTGTCCGTTCCTCAATACGACCGGATATTGTAGTGAATAAAGGAACAGCGGATTGTGTTGTTTTGGATACCAAATGGAAAAATCTGAACGGTTATAATCCTTCACCAGAAGACTTAAGGCAGATGTATGTTTATCATGAGTACTATGGAGCAAAAAAGGTGGCATTGGTTTACCCGGGAAATGAATTTTCTCAATCGAACGGAAATTATTTACACTCGGATACCAGCGAAGCAATTGATAAGATGTGCAGTGTTATCTGCTTTGAGGTCGAGGGGAAGATAAAAGTATGGCAGCATAAAATAAACCTGGAATTCAGGAGGTGGATGGAATCATTCCCTAATGAAACATCAACATGA
- a CDS encoding AAA family ATPase → MNGMNFPLNQILFGPPGTGKTFNTVNKSLEIIGEKIDGKSRKDIKDLFDARMKEGQIVFTTFHQNMSYEDFIEGIKPLEPLKEGDPVIYRVELGIFRKLCVEASFAIAQIRESTTTEDVLAFSILYDNLADSVEEKILNGDKVKFETKSGGSVMVDSISQQGNFIIKHHDGGRTYTVSKMRLTILHTAIKDLNNISNINNQFREIIGGSNSSAYWALLNEIRKEKSNSKIQKEGRTYSFEDKKDVVLSLAHSDFKNKQAKPFVLIVDEINRGNVSQIFGELITLIEEDKRLGKDEALEAALPYSKETFGVPPNLFIIGTMNTADRSVEALDAALRRRFSFEEIPANASLIATDGKLKAQNGILEGINLPELLKIINRRIEKLLDKDHHIGHSYFMSVTNMEELKAVFQHKMIPLLQEYFFGDYGKIGLVLGQGFFEEVERVEENLFAEFADYDYAEFSERVIYRIKDIGRMQHEEFSNAINSLLKK, encoded by the coding sequence ATGAATGGAATGAACTTCCCTTTAAACCAAATCTTGTTCGGTCCTCCCGGTACAGGAAAGACATTTAATACCGTCAATAAATCATTAGAAATTATTGGGGAAAAGATTGACGGAAAATCAAGAAAAGATATCAAAGATCTTTTTGACGCGAGAATGAAAGAAGGACAAATAGTATTTACCACCTTTCATCAGAACATGAGCTATGAAGATTTTATTGAGGGCATTAAGCCCTTAGAACCATTGAAAGAAGGCGATCCAGTAATTTATAGAGTTGAGCTGGGGATTTTCCGGAAGCTCTGTGTTGAAGCTTCTTTTGCTATCGCTCAGATAAGAGAAAGTACCACCACAGAGGATGTTTTAGCCTTTTCTATTTTATACGATAACCTGGCGGATAGTGTAGAAGAAAAAATATTAAACGGTGACAAAGTGAAGTTCGAGACAAAATCAGGTGGATCAGTAATGGTGGACAGTATTTCGCAGCAAGGCAATTTTATCATTAAGCACCATGATGGCGGCAGAACCTATACTGTATCAAAGATGAGATTGACTATCCTACATACTGCAATAAAAGACCTAAACAATATTAGCAATATAAACAATCAATTCAGGGAAATTATCGGGGGGAGCAACTCTTCTGCTTATTGGGCATTGCTAAATGAAATTAGAAAAGAAAAATCCAATAGTAAGATTCAAAAAGAAGGTCGAACGTATAGTTTTGAAGATAAGAAGGATGTTGTACTATCACTTGCTCATTCAGATTTTAAAAACAAGCAAGCAAAACCATTTGTGTTGATCGTTGATGAAATCAATCGTGGGAATGTGTCTCAAATTTTCGGTGAGCTGATCACGCTTATTGAAGAAGACAAAAGGCTTGGGAAAGATGAAGCGTTAGAAGCTGCATTGCCTTATAGCAAAGAAACGTTTGGAGTGCCTCCCAATCTCTTTATCATTGGCACCATGAACACAGCAGACAGAAGTGTGGAGGCATTGGATGCTGCGTTACGCAGGCGATTTAGTTTTGAAGAAATACCCGCTAACGCATCATTGATTGCTACGGATGGTAAACTTAAAGCACAAAATGGAATACTAGAAGGAATTAACTTGCCGGAGTTGCTCAAAATCATCAACAGGCGAATTGAAAAGCTGTTGGATAAAGATCATCATATAGGTCACAGTTATTTTATGTCGGTAACGAATATGGAAGAATTGAAAGCAGTGTTTCAGCATAAGATGATACCGTTATTACAAGAGTATTTTTTCGGAGATTATGGTAAAATTGGTCTGGTACTCGGGCAAGGTTTCTTTGAGGAGGTTGAAAGAGTTGAAGAAAATCTCTTTGCTGAATTTGCCGATTACGACTATGCGGAATTTTCAGAGCGGGTTATTTACAGAATAAAGGACATTGGTCGCATGCAACATGAGGAATTTAGTAATGCTATCAATTCGCTATTAAAAAAATGA
- a CDS encoding type I restriction endonuclease subunit R, whose protein sequence is MSWEYSEDRLIEQTAIDLFHNRLGWDTAIAYNKETFGDDSSLGRGNKGEIILKRNFFKKIKEFNKGLPEQAYLQAFEKLLEESTTKTLADLNLEKYLFLKDGVPVDYTNEKGQLIKERKLKVFDFENAANNDFIAVQQMWIEGKSRRERRPDIIGFVNGIPLLFIELKAVHKKLENAYNDNFTDYKDVMPKLFHLNAFVILSNGMESRIGSITGKYNHFHEWKRITEEEEGIVALDKMIVGVCEKNRFMDLFENFILFDRSLGKVVKLIARNHQFIGVNKAIDNITEKEQQYQVGTITLEEKQKLGVFWHTQGSGKSYSMVFMCQKIHRKFAGSYTFLIVTDRNELDKQIYGTFSGVGAVPQIKAGSKSSIKAGSGKDLQELLKQDHRYLFSLIHKFNFDEKITDRDNIIVISDEAHRTQGGSLALNMRNALPSASFIGFTGTPLFKDDELTKRIFGDYVSKYNFKRSVDDGATVPLYYENRGEYLHLKNPAITQQIRKILDDNEDLDSDQRSRLEQLFSKEYPVLTAKKRLNAIAKDIVWHFCNRGYKGKAMLVALDKLTAVKMYNNITEHWADYVTNLEKDIEKSKYGDQETLEKARELEWIKETEIAVVVSPEQNEILKFKKWALDIEPHREKMNDPTRDLETDFKDEDHPFRLVIVCAMWITGFDVPTLSTMYIDKPLQSHTLMQTIARANRISEGKNNGMIVDYIETYTALLDALAIYGAGESAGAGKDGEEPPVKPKDELIQLLEQALGNTEIFLQDEVRFNLNDLVESTGLGKIEAMGRAMNAVYTNDETKRKFQLLAREVFKKYKAIMPDIVLNAYAAKKNAIDAIYTAIEGNIESADVSEIMKEIQEVVDESIEHMITEVPQDTGKVIDLSVLNFELLEQHFLKTKNKNSVVQSLKDKIEKQLKQMVDRNPLRVDYYTRYQEIITEYNLGKDTITIEETFKKLIDFVNSLSEEEAETKREALTEEQKAVFDILRKPILAEPVKKRVKEIAIEMLEVLKRDKLKVDQVWEKSETSAAVFNTVNKILFDQLPYPTYQNDEIDLKTNLIYNHLRSQYYGGGESIYGRY, encoded by the coding sequence ATGAGCTGGGAGTATTCGGAAGATCGTCTGATAGAACAAACAGCAATTGATTTGTTCCACAACCGGCTCGGTTGGGATACAGCTATTGCTTACAATAAGGAAACATTTGGAGATGATAGCTCACTTGGAAGGGGAAATAAGGGAGAAATAATACTTAAAAGAAATTTCTTTAAGAAGATAAAGGAATTCAACAAAGGATTACCTGAGCAGGCTTACTTGCAAGCTTTTGAAAAGCTCCTCGAAGAGAGCACGACCAAAACATTAGCAGATCTCAACCTCGAAAAGTATCTCTTTCTAAAAGATGGTGTTCCTGTTGATTATACTAATGAGAAAGGGCAACTGATAAAGGAAAGGAAGCTAAAAGTATTTGACTTTGAAAATGCTGCAAACAACGATTTTATTGCTGTTCAGCAAATGTGGATAGAAGGTAAGAGTCGCAGAGAGCGACGTCCGGACATAATAGGTTTTGTAAATGGTATTCCGCTTTTATTCATTGAGCTAAAAGCTGTTCACAAAAAGTTAGAGAATGCCTACAATGACAATTTTACCGACTATAAAGATGTGATGCCAAAGCTTTTTCATTTGAATGCTTTTGTGATTTTAAGCAATGGAATGGAAAGCCGCATTGGAAGCATCACCGGTAAATACAATCACTTTCATGAATGGAAAAGAATTACTGAAGAGGAAGAGGGAATTGTTGCGCTGGATAAAATGATTGTGGGAGTGTGCGAGAAGAATAGGTTCATGGATTTGTTTGAGAATTTTATTTTGTTTGACCGTTCGTTAGGTAAAGTAGTGAAGCTGATTGCGCGTAATCATCAATTCATTGGTGTAAATAAAGCAATTGACAACATCACGGAAAAGGAGCAACAATACCAGGTTGGAACAATTACACTGGAGGAAAAACAAAAGCTTGGTGTGTTCTGGCATACACAGGGAAGCGGAAAGTCCTATTCCATGGTTTTTATGTGTCAGAAAATCCATCGGAAGTTTGCGGGTTCCTATACTTTTCTAATAGTAACAGACCGCAATGAATTGGATAAACAGATTTATGGAACATTTAGTGGGGTTGGGGCGGTTCCGCAAATAAAAGCCGGATCAAAAAGCTCCATCAAAGCAGGCAGTGGCAAAGATTTGCAAGAACTTTTAAAGCAAGACCATCGCTATCTATTTTCCCTAATTCACAAATTCAACTTTGATGAGAAAATTACAGATCGTGATAACATCATTGTAATTTCTGATGAAGCTCACAGGACGCAGGGCGGAAGCTTAGCACTGAATATGCGTAATGCACTTCCAAGTGCATCATTCATTGGTTTCACCGGAACACCTCTCTTTAAGGATGATGAATTGACAAAGCGGATATTTGGAGACTATGTTTCAAAATACAACTTTAAACGAAGTGTGGATGATGGTGCGACGGTTCCTTTGTACTATGAAAACAGGGGTGAGTATCTGCACTTGAAGAATCCTGCTATTACACAACAAATCCGCAAGATCCTTGACGATAACGAAGATCTTGACAGTGATCAGCGCTCCAGGCTGGAGCAATTGTTTTCAAAAGAGTATCCTGTACTCACTGCGAAGAAAAGATTGAATGCGATTGCAAAGGATATTGTCTGGCATTTCTGTAATCGTGGGTATAAAGGGAAAGCAATGTTGGTAGCGCTGGATAAGCTCACTGCAGTTAAGATGTACAACAACATTACGGAGCATTGGGCAGACTACGTAACTAATCTGGAAAAGGACATTGAAAAAAGTAAATACGGCGACCAGGAGACATTGGAAAAAGCAAGAGAGCTGGAATGGATTAAGGAAACAGAGATTGCTGTGGTGGTAAGTCCGGAACAGAATGAAATTCTGAAATTTAAAAAGTGGGCCTTGGATATTGAACCACATAGGGAAAAAATGAATGATCCTACAAGGGATTTGGAAACTGACTTTAAAGATGAAGACCATCCGTTTCGACTGGTAATTGTATGTGCGATGTGGATCACCGGTTTTGATGTTCCAACACTTTCAACCATGTATATTGATAAGCCATTGCAGTCGCATACACTTATGCAAACGATTGCGCGGGCTAACAGGATCAGCGAAGGAAAGAATAATGGGATGATTGTAGACTATATTGAAACCTATACAGCATTATTGGATGCACTCGCAATTTATGGTGCAGGTGAATCGGCTGGAGCAGGAAAAGATGGAGAAGAGCCACCTGTAAAACCAAAAGATGAATTGATTCAACTTTTGGAACAGGCCCTCGGAAATACTGAAATATTTTTGCAGGATGAAGTTAGATTTAATTTGAATGATTTGGTTGAATCAACTGGGCTTGGCAAGATTGAAGCGATGGGTAGAGCCATGAATGCTGTTTACACCAATGATGAAACAAAGCGAAAGTTTCAATTGCTTGCAAGGGAAGTCTTTAAGAAGTACAAAGCGATCATGCCTGATATTGTTCTGAATGCATATGCAGCGAAAAAGAACGCAATTGATGCGATCTATACAGCGATTGAAGGTAATATTGAGAGTGCCGATGTTTCAGAAATCATGAAGGAGATTCAGGAGGTTGTAGATGAAAGCATCGAACATATGATTACGGAAGTTCCTCAGGATACCGGCAAAGTGATTGACCTAAGTGTATTGAACTTTGAGCTACTGGAGCAACATTTTCTAAAAACGAAAAATAAAAATTCGGTGGTTCAATCTTTAAAGGACAAAATCGAAAAGCAGCTGAAACAAATGGTGGACAGAAATCCATTAAGAGTGGACTATTACACTCGTTACCAGGAGATAATTACAGAATACAATCTGGGAAAAGATACAATAACAATTGAGGAGACATTCAAAAAACTCATTGATTTCGTTAATTCACTTTCAGAAGAAGAAGCCGAAACCAAACGGGAAGCTTTAACTGAAGAGCAGAAAGCTGTTTTTGATATTTTACGCAAACCTATCTTGGCAGAGCCAGTCAAAAAACGTGTAAAAGAAATTGCGATTGAAATGCTGGAAGTATTGAAGCGGGATAAATTAAAAGTAGACCAGGTATGGGAAAAGTCAGAAACTTCAGCTGCCGTTTTCAATACAGTAAATAAAATCCTCTTTGATCAATTACCTTATCCAACCTACCAAAATGATGAGATTGATTTGAAGACAAACTTGATCTACAATCATCTTAGAAGTCAGTATTATGGAGGAGGGGAAAGTATTTATGGAAGGTATTGA